One Mycolicibacterium goodii genomic region harbors:
- a CDS encoding IclR family transcriptional regulator yields MSDSGPERVAALLRAFGRGDGPNVEHTVSDLARTVGRERSQVSRMLKALERGGLVEQNAESKAYRLGWPLLVLAAGAGDTPLLRAARPVLQTLVARTSEVALLSVQQGNRSLTVLREESHQSLRAGGWVGRSSPMHCSASGRALLFDSDDALVADLTADDLKAPTSTLEAPADLDELLTRLRVERGRGYAVASEELEIGLTSVSTPVRDRNDTLLAVINVSGPTSRLIHRVDDIAKLLLTASVAIQRNLASTRPPAPRRRR; encoded by the coding sequence GTGAGCGACTCGGGCCCAGAACGGGTGGCGGCACTGTTACGCGCGTTCGGACGCGGTGACGGACCCAACGTCGAGCACACCGTCAGTGATCTCGCCCGCACCGTCGGACGTGAACGCAGCCAGGTTTCCCGGATGCTCAAGGCCCTGGAAAGGGGCGGACTCGTCGAGCAGAACGCAGAGTCGAAGGCCTACCGATTGGGATGGCCGCTGCTGGTACTCGCCGCGGGCGCGGGGGACACCCCTTTGCTGCGGGCCGCTCGTCCGGTTCTGCAGACGCTGGTCGCGCGGACCAGTGAAGTTGCATTGCTGTCCGTGCAACAGGGCAACAGGTCTTTGACGGTCTTGCGGGAAGAGTCGCACCAGTCGCTGCGAGCGGGCGGGTGGGTTGGACGCAGCTCACCGATGCACTGCTCCGCTTCCGGACGGGCGTTGCTGTTCGACAGCGACGACGCCTTGGTGGCCGATCTCACCGCCGACGATCTGAAAGCTCCGACCTCCACGCTGGAAGCGCCGGCTGATCTCGATGAACTGCTCACCCGGCTTCGCGTCGAACGCGGCAGGGGCTACGCGGTCGCAAGCGAGGAGCTTGAGATCGGACTGACCTCGGTGAGCACCCCGGTCCGCGACCGCAACGACACTCTGCTTGCCGTCATCAACGTGTCCGGGCCCACCTCCCGGCTCATCCACCGGGTGGACGACATCGCCAAGCTCCTGCTCACGGCGAGTGTTGCGATCCAGCGAAACCTGGCATCCACTCGGCCGCCGGCTCCGCGACGACGGCGCTGA
- a CDS encoding sensor histidine kinase, with product MTDLWQIAGWALACSVPVVLAGALVIRLARSWSLAVSMVALVLIPVLATFTGVIGASGFMITATFERIAVVLVIVSVVTIPAAIMLARYQARRTVWEQEIRDAERAAEHSRRQLVAFVSHDLRTPLAGIRAVAEAIADGVVTDDEVRVHAKQIEQESIRLAEMVDDLFEMSKINAGAIAPTRDNVALDEVVDDVLSAHRLPAQRAGVTLRCELPAGPVRVIGSDRALLRVLSNLVANAIAHTPDGGSVTLAVGSDADGAWIRVDDTGVGIDEADLPKVFDVAYRGSNGRVPRADSSLPSGSGLGLAIAAGLVAAHGGSLEARNLETGARFEVRLPTA from the coding sequence ATGACCGACCTGTGGCAGATCGCCGGATGGGCACTGGCCTGCTCGGTTCCGGTGGTGCTCGCGGGCGCACTGGTGATCAGGCTGGCGCGGTCGTGGTCGCTCGCGGTCAGCATGGTGGCCCTCGTGCTCATCCCGGTGCTCGCGACGTTCACGGGTGTGATCGGCGCGAGCGGATTCATGATCACCGCGACGTTCGAACGCATCGCCGTGGTGCTCGTGATCGTGTCCGTCGTGACGATCCCGGCCGCGATCATGCTGGCGCGCTATCAGGCTCGACGCACCGTGTGGGAACAGGAGATCCGCGACGCCGAACGCGCCGCCGAGCACTCACGACGTCAGCTCGTCGCGTTCGTCAGCCACGATCTGCGGACCCCGCTCGCCGGGATCCGTGCCGTCGCCGAGGCCATCGCCGACGGTGTGGTCACCGACGACGAGGTCCGGGTGCACGCCAAACAGATCGAGCAGGAATCGATCCGGCTCGCCGAGATGGTCGACGACCTGTTCGAGATGTCGAAGATCAACGCGGGCGCCATCGCGCCCACCCGCGACAACGTGGCGCTCGACGAGGTGGTCGACGATGTGCTGTCCGCGCACCGCCTGCCCGCGCAACGCGCCGGGGTGACACTGCGGTGCGAGTTGCCCGCCGGCCCAGTGCGGGTGATCGGCAGCGACCGCGCGCTGCTGCGGGTGCTGTCGAACCTCGTCGCCAACGCGATCGCCCACACCCCCGACGGCGGAAGTGTCACCCTCGCGGTGGGTTCCGACGCCGACGGCGCGTGGATCCGTGTCGACGACACCGGTGTCGGAATCGACGAGGCGGATCTTCCCAAGGTGTTCGACGTCGCCTACCGCGGCTCCAACGGCCGTGTGCCACGGGCTGATTCGTCGCTGCCGAGCGGTTCGGGGCTCGGACTGGCGATCGCCGCGGGCCTGGTGGCCGCCCACGGCGGATCACTGGAGGCACGCAACCTCGAGACCGGCGCGCGATTCGAGGTGCGCCTACCGACGGCCTGA
- a CDS encoding histone-like nucleoid-structuring protein Lsr2 has product MARQEFRLHAGTKYFRDTVGFATKTFTDIGGSCVGKIVTVDYIDDLDGVPIDEKDVDTVEFSYRGEDYTLVLTTKNGAQFNKDIARYIKAAKKAKANDGRIARKTVRNRKPAEGKAAPKRKAAARKAATPKVSATERSRAIREWARANGHSVSERGRLSTEIIAAYEAAH; this is encoded by the coding sequence GTGGCGCGACAAGAGTTCCGGCTGCACGCTGGAACCAAGTACTTCCGCGACACGGTAGGCTTCGCAACAAAAACATTCACCGACATCGGAGGAAGCTGCGTGGGAAAAATCGTGACGGTCGACTACATCGACGACCTCGACGGGGTGCCGATCGATGAGAAAGATGTTGACACGGTCGAATTCTCGTATCGCGGCGAGGACTACACGCTTGTCCTGACCACCAAGAACGGCGCCCAGTTCAACAAGGACATCGCCCGCTACATCAAGGCCGCAAAGAAAGCGAAGGCCAACGACGGCCGTATCGCGCGCAAGACGGTTCGCAACCGGAAACCCGCCGAAGGCAAGGCCGCACCGAAGCGCAAGGCCGCCGCACGCAAGGCCGCGACGCCGAAGGTATCGGCAACAGAGCGCAGTCGTGCGATCCGCGAATGGGCTCGGGCCAACGGTCACAGCGTCTCCGAACGCGGACGGCTTTCCACCGAGATCATCGCGGCCTACGAAGCTGCACATTGA
- a CDS encoding NAD(P)H-dependent flavin oxidoreductase — protein MKPAICEQFGIDFPLFAFSHCRDVVAAVTNAGGFGVLGATAYTPEQLDRELSWIDQQVGGRPYGADIIVPAKFEGKGENLTREQLKDRIPAEYREFVAALLAEHGIEPEATQRLGGSSLSGDTGRELLDVALSHPIKLVANALGVPPDYMIEAGRERGVPVAALVGAREHALKQVRAGVDLIIAQGTEAGGHCGEVSTLVLVPEVLDTLAEVGSDIPVLAAGGIVTGRQMAAAVAMGAAGAWTGSVWLTTEEAETAPHTVQKMLAATSRDTVRSAGRTGKPARQLRSEWTDAWLPNQGGRRPLPLPLQNMLAEPVIRRIDVLAAQGHPGAQALATYFVGQGVGLMNKVKPAKEVVREFIEDYLAATERLSNSLPD, from the coding sequence GTGAAACCCGCGATCTGCGAACAGTTCGGTATCGACTTCCCGCTCTTTGCGTTCAGCCACTGCCGCGACGTGGTGGCCGCGGTGACCAACGCAGGCGGCTTCGGCGTGCTCGGGGCCACCGCCTACACCCCCGAGCAGCTGGACCGGGAGCTGTCCTGGATCGACCAGCAGGTTGGCGGCAGGCCCTACGGCGCCGACATCATCGTGCCCGCCAAGTTCGAGGGCAAGGGCGAGAACCTGACCCGCGAGCAACTCAAGGACCGGATCCCGGCCGAGTACCGCGAGTTCGTCGCCGCACTTCTTGCCGAGCACGGCATCGAACCGGAGGCCACGCAGCGGCTGGGCGGTTCGTCGCTGTCCGGCGACACCGGCCGTGAACTTCTCGACGTGGCGTTGAGCCACCCGATCAAGCTGGTCGCCAACGCCCTTGGTGTCCCGCCGGACTACATGATCGAGGCGGGTCGCGAGCGCGGTGTCCCGGTGGCGGCGCTGGTCGGCGCGCGCGAGCACGCACTCAAGCAGGTGCGGGCCGGCGTGGACCTGATCATCGCGCAGGGCACCGAGGCCGGTGGCCACTGCGGTGAGGTGTCGACGTTGGTGCTGGTACCCGAGGTGCTCGACACCCTGGCGGAGGTGGGCAGCGACATCCCGGTGCTGGCCGCGGGCGGCATCGTGACGGGACGGCAGATGGCCGCCGCCGTCGCCATGGGTGCCGCGGGTGCGTGGACGGGTTCGGTGTGGCTCACCACAGAGGAGGCCGAGACCGCTCCGCACACCGTGCAGAAGATGCTCGCCGCGACGTCACGCGACACCGTGCGTTCGGCCGGGCGCACCGGAAAGCCCGCGCGCCAGCTCAGATCGGAGTGGACGGACGCGTGGCTGCCGAACCAGGGCGGTCGTCGGCCGCTGCCGCTCCCGCTGCAGAACATGCTCGCCGAGCCGGTCATCCGCCGCATCGATGTCCTTGCCGCTCAAGGGCATCCGGGTGCGCAGGCTCTGGCGACGTACTTCGTCGGCCAAGGTGTGGGCCTGATGAACAAGGTCAAGCCCGCCAAGGAGGTGGTGCGCGAGTTCATCGAGGACTACCTGGCCGCGACCGAACGGCTGAGCAACTCGCTGCCGGACTGA
- a CDS encoding lyase family protein yields MPSTKITPEADQPLYGQQTTLSLANFTAPGRTLADVPAFVRNYALVKLAAARANHSLGVLDSAQRDGIVAACEEVAAGHHADQFPSALLLGGGGTTTNMNVNEVIAARASQLAGVAVHANDHVNASQSTNDTYPTAMALTVFDLVEHPVQALGELARALEDKAAEFDATPHLGRTCLRDAVSLTAGQSHRSQAAAIRRTCEDLRSSVAAMSSVPLGATAIGTGVGAPDGYQELAIGELASLTGRDLRPAVDPFDALAHLDPYAAVAAAGARTGLTMAKVAADVRLLSSGPAGGFGDLNIPAVQAGSSIMPAKVNPAIPEYVMQLSYRIRGAAHTVEFAVAAGELELNVMEPVIIDALITIFGDLAAAATCFARRCVTGISWDGHRREENLAAALDSWVTLAATRGYDATTTQYRNNNLSATGRNGDGHV; encoded by the coding sequence ATGCCCTCAACCAAGATCACCCCGGAGGCGGATCAGCCGCTCTACGGGCAGCAGACAACCTTGTCGCTCGCGAATTTCACCGCCCCGGGCCGCACGTTGGCCGACGTACCGGCATTTGTGCGCAACTATGCCCTGGTGAAACTCGCCGCCGCACGGGCGAACCATTCACTCGGCGTGCTCGACTCCGCACAGCGTGACGGCATCGTCGCGGCGTGCGAGGAAGTCGCAGCCGGGCACCATGCGGACCAGTTCCCGTCGGCGCTGCTTCTCGGCGGCGGCGGCACGACCACGAATATGAACGTCAACGAGGTCATCGCGGCCCGCGCCAGTCAGCTCGCCGGCGTGGCGGTTCATGCCAACGATCACGTCAACGCTTCGCAGTCGACCAACGACACCTACCCGACGGCCATGGCACTGACAGTGTTCGACCTGGTCGAGCATCCTGTGCAAGCGCTCGGCGAACTGGCCCGCGCGCTTGAGGACAAGGCCGCCGAATTCGACGCCACACCACATTTGGGACGCACATGCCTTCGAGATGCGGTCAGCCTCACTGCGGGCCAATCGCATCGGTCACAAGCCGCGGCGATTCGCCGCACCTGCGAGGATCTTCGCTCGTCGGTCGCAGCGATGAGCTCGGTACCGCTGGGAGCGACCGCGATCGGAACGGGCGTTGGCGCCCCCGACGGCTACCAGGAGCTCGCGATCGGTGAACTCGCCTCGCTCACCGGCCGGGACCTGCGACCCGCGGTGGATCCTTTCGACGCGCTCGCGCACCTGGACCCGTACGCGGCGGTGGCCGCCGCAGGGGCCCGGACCGGACTGACGATGGCCAAGGTGGCCGCCGACGTCCGGTTGCTTTCGTCGGGCCCGGCGGGTGGCTTCGGCGATCTGAACATCCCTGCGGTACAGGCTGGTTCGTCGATCATGCCGGCGAAGGTCAACCCCGCGATACCCGAGTATGTGATGCAACTGAGCTATCGCATCCGCGGCGCGGCCCACACGGTCGAATTCGCCGTCGCCGCAGGCGAACTCGAGCTCAACGTGATGGAGCCGGTGATCATCGACGCCCTGATCACAATCTTCGGCGATCTCGCTGCCGCGGCAACATGTTTCGCTCGCCGCTGCGTCACGGGCATCAGCTGGGACGGTCACCGCCGGGAGGAAAACCTCGCCGCGGCCCTCGACAGCTGGGTGACGCTCGCCGCCACGAGGGGGTATGACGCCACCACGACCCAGTACCGCAACAACAACCTGTCCGCCACCGGCCGGAATGGAGACGGACATGTCTGA
- a CDS encoding molybdopterin-dependent oxidoreductase, which produces MSRPAGAETPNRLRGTAITARVGLVLGIAVTVCFVTGLISHFIQHPQPWFFWPTRPVWLYRATQGLHIISGIAAIPLIVVKLWSVWPKLFERPVIGGPVRQLERASILVLVGALLFQLSTGIMNIAQWYAFEFFFTTSHYAMSYVAAGAVLVHIAVKLPVIRRALGEPLDQSSGDLPDGLSRRTVLRGTWLAVAVATVATAGQTVPALRGVSVLAPRSGRGPQGVPVNRSAVAAGVLRTARSPQYRLTVTHGATTRTFTLDELHAMSQHTHRLPIACVEGWSVDAEWTGVVLADLVAAVGGTPDSDVRMISLEPPGPYSRTVLPARHARDPKTLIALRLNGETLDLDHGYPCRLIAPTRPGVLQTKWLSRIEVVS; this is translated from the coding sequence ATGAGCAGGCCCGCAGGGGCAGAAACGCCCAACCGGTTACGCGGCACCGCGATCACTGCGAGGGTCGGCCTGGTTCTGGGCATCGCGGTCACGGTGTGTTTCGTCACCGGATTGATCAGCCATTTCATCCAGCACCCGCAGCCGTGGTTCTTCTGGCCGACCCGCCCGGTGTGGCTCTACCGGGCCACACAGGGTCTGCACATCATCTCCGGCATCGCCGCGATCCCGCTGATCGTGGTGAAGCTGTGGTCGGTGTGGCCCAAGCTTTTCGAGCGGCCCGTGATCGGCGGACCGGTCCGCCAACTCGAGCGGGCCTCGATCCTGGTCTTGGTGGGCGCCTTGCTGTTCCAGTTGTCCACCGGGATCATGAACATCGCCCAGTGGTACGCATTCGAATTCTTCTTCACGACATCGCATTACGCGATGTCTTATGTGGCCGCTGGTGCGGTGCTGGTGCACATCGCCGTGAAACTCCCGGTCATCCGGCGGGCCCTCGGTGAACCGCTCGACCAGTCGTCGGGTGACCTGCCTGACGGGCTCAGCCGTCGCACGGTTCTGCGCGGCACGTGGCTCGCGGTGGCGGTCGCCACGGTCGCCACCGCGGGACAGACCGTACCGGCGCTGCGCGGGGTTTCGGTCCTGGCCCCGCGTTCCGGCCGAGGGCCGCAGGGTGTTCCGGTGAACCGGTCGGCTGTCGCGGCCGGGGTGCTGCGCACCGCACGTTCGCCGCAGTACCGCTTGACGGTGACGCACGGCGCGACCACGCGCACATTCACGCTCGACGAACTGCACGCCATGTCACAGCACACGCACCGGTTGCCCATCGCGTGTGTCGAAGGATGGAGTGTCGACGCCGAGTGGACCGGGGTGGTGCTGGCCGATCTCGTCGCCGCGGTGGGTGGTACGCCGGACTCGGACGTGCGGATGATCTCGCTGGAACCTCCCGGTCCGTACTCGCGCACGGTCCTGCCCGCGCGGCATGCGCGCGACCCCAAGACGCTGATCGCGTTGCGGCTCAACGGGGAAACCCTGGACCTCGACCACGGCTACCCGTGCCGGTTGATCGCCCCGACCCGGCCGGGTGTGCTGCAGACGAAATGGCTCTCCCGTATCGAGGTGGTGTCGTGA
- a CDS encoding response regulator transcription factor gives MPRVLIADDDTVVRDVVRRYLERDGLDVTIAHDGSEALRLLETEQLDVAVLDVMMPGPDGLSLCRELRKDGDYRLPVILLTALGEEDDRIAGLEAGADDYLTKPFSPRELALRVRSVLRRTSGLPSPAPAELSVGALRVSTASRAVTVSGRQVNLTNREFDLLVFFLTHTDTVFSREDLLKRVWRWDFGDLSTVTVHVKRLRSKLGAHHRVQTVWGRGYLWSGSEDQRTP, from the coding sequence GTGCCCCGTGTCCTGATCGCCGACGACGACACCGTCGTCCGCGATGTCGTCCGCCGCTATCTGGAACGGGACGGACTCGACGTGACCATCGCCCACGACGGCTCGGAGGCGCTGCGGCTACTGGAGACCGAACAACTCGACGTCGCGGTGCTCGACGTGATGATGCCCGGCCCGGACGGCTTGTCCCTGTGCCGCGAACTACGCAAAGACGGTGACTATCGGCTACCGGTGATCCTGCTGACCGCGCTCGGCGAGGAGGACGACCGCATCGCGGGCCTGGAAGCCGGTGCCGACGACTACTTGACCAAACCGTTCAGCCCGCGTGAGCTGGCGCTGCGTGTGCGATCGGTGCTGCGCCGCACCTCCGGGCTGCCGTCGCCCGCGCCCGCCGAACTCTCCGTCGGCGCGCTGCGCGTGTCGACGGCGTCACGCGCGGTCACGGTGTCCGGGCGCCAGGTCAACCTCACCAACCGCGAGTTCGATCTGCTGGTGTTCTTCCTGACCCACACCGACACCGTGTTCTCCCGCGAGGATCTGCTCAAGCGGGTGTGGCGGTGGGACTTCGGCGATCTTTCCACCGTCACCGTCCACGTCAAGCGGCTGCGGTCGAAGCTCGGCGCGCACCACCGGGTGCAGACGGTGTGGGGGCGCGGCTACCTCTGGAGCGGCAGCGAAGATCAGAGGACACCATGA
- a CDS encoding pyridoxamine 5'-phosphate oxidase family protein has protein sequence MRQEVTSIEELRAIVGHPNKYVANKVTARLSEVQQDWLAASPLCFVATTDAEGRVDVSPKGDPAGFTRVIDDTTIAIPERPGNKRVDGYLNVLQQPHVGTVFLIPGRGDTLRINGTARILSDAEYFDDMAVNGKRPILALEISIEEVFFHCAKAFLRSDAWKPETWNPSAVPSVAQLVKAFKPDMSDKELDAYYAEDNIRKVLY, from the coding sequence ATGCGCCAAGAGGTCACCTCAATCGAAGAGCTGCGTGCCATCGTCGGACACCCCAACAAATACGTCGCCAACAAGGTCACCGCGCGGCTGTCTGAAGTACAGCAGGACTGGCTGGCCGCCTCACCGCTGTGTTTCGTGGCCACCACCGACGCCGAGGGGCGCGTCGACGTCTCGCCGAAAGGTGACCCGGCCGGATTCACCCGCGTCATCGACGACACCACGATCGCCATTCCCGAGCGCCCCGGCAACAAACGCGTCGACGGCTACCTCAACGTCCTTCAGCAACCCCACGTCGGCACGGTGTTCCTCATTCCCGGTCGCGGCGATACGTTGCGGATCAACGGTACGGCCCGAATCCTCTCCGACGCCGAGTATTTCGACGATATGGCGGTGAACGGCAAACGCCCGATCCTGGCCTTGGAGATCAGCATCGAAGAGGTTTTCTTCCACTGCGCCAAGGCATTTCTGCGATCCGATGCGTGGAAACCCGAGACGTGGAATCCGTCCGCGGTGCCGTCGGTCGCGCAATTGGTCAAGGCGTTCAAGCCGGACATGAGCGACAAAGAACTCGACGCGTACTACGCCGAGGACAACATCCGCAAGGTCCTCTACTGA
- a CDS encoding GNAT family N-acetyltransferase codes for MVDEQLFCGIELAGRIERAEAQLITAATEAARSRGAEGLVLPVAGGFACFVEPGSPMNKVVGLGFKGVPDEAVLGEVERALAARGSATQVELSNLADPEIAELLTERGYRLAGFENVLGRPVSADESSDLPAGIEVHRAEDLAAWVDVVVDGFAHPDAEGVPSHEEFPRDVIERAERDFEKAGATPYIALCDGTVAGGGSVRFTDRIAQLTGAATAPAYRRRGVQSALLRARLADAAAAGCDLAVVTTAPGSMSQHNVQRRGFQLLYTRAILVKPPSD; via the coding sequence GTGGTTGACGAGCAATTGTTCTGCGGGATCGAGTTGGCCGGTCGTATCGAACGTGCCGAGGCGCAACTGATCACCGCCGCGACGGAGGCGGCGCGCAGTCGTGGCGCCGAGGGCCTCGTCCTGCCCGTCGCAGGCGGCTTCGCGTGCTTCGTCGAACCGGGGTCGCCCATGAACAAGGTGGTGGGCCTCGGTTTCAAGGGCGTCCCGGACGAGGCGGTGCTCGGTGAGGTGGAGCGCGCACTCGCGGCGCGTGGCTCCGCGACCCAGGTTGAGCTGTCAAACCTCGCCGACCCGGAGATCGCCGAACTGCTGACCGAGCGTGGCTACCGGTTGGCAGGGTTCGAGAACGTGCTGGGCCGCCCGGTCAGCGCCGACGAGTCCTCGGACCTGCCCGCCGGCATCGAGGTCCACCGGGCCGAAGATCTCGCCGCATGGGTCGACGTCGTCGTGGACGGTTTCGCCCATCCCGACGCCGAAGGTGTGCCCAGTCACGAGGAATTTCCCCGCGACGTCATCGAACGTGCCGAGCGGGATTTCGAAAAGGCCGGGGCGACACCCTATATCGCATTGTGCGACGGCACGGTCGCCGGCGGCGGCAGCGTGCGGTTCACCGACAGGATCGCGCAGTTGACGGGCGCGGCAACCGCACCGGCGTATCGGCGCCGTGGCGTGCAGTCCGCATTGTTGCGGGCCCGCCTCGCCGACGCCGCGGCGGCAGGGTGTGATCTCGCGGTGGTCACCACGGCACCGGGATCGATGTCACAGCACAATGTGCAGCGCCGCGGCTTCCAGCTGCTCTACACGCGCGCGATCCTGGTCAAACCACCGTCCGATTGA
- a CDS encoding class I SAM-dependent methyltransferase: MHGHLYDRALDGERCWIRDSDGRVQRLPVRRWLGGSRSDRRFDRTLVNLCSGPTIDLGCGPGRLVAGLVRRGVPALGVDQSMTAVEIARSSGVPVLCRDLFGPLPGTGRWHTALLADGNVGLGGDPWRVLQRAGELLRRGGECLAEFDTDVEGVETNWVRLESAHAVGPWFRWAWVGLDCAGRIAADVGLALRTVHSIGDRAVASLVAA; encoded by the coding sequence GTGCACGGGCATCTGTACGACCGGGCGCTCGACGGCGAGCGCTGCTGGATCCGAGATTCCGACGGGCGTGTGCAGCGGTTACCGGTGCGCCGCTGGCTGGGCGGATCGCGTTCCGACCGCCGGTTCGATCGCACGCTGGTGAACCTGTGTTCGGGGCCGACCATCGACCTCGGTTGCGGCCCAGGACGTCTGGTCGCCGGACTGGTGCGGCGCGGCGTTCCGGCCCTTGGTGTCGACCAGTCGATGACCGCTGTCGAGATTGCCCGCAGCAGTGGGGTTCCCGTCCTGTGCCGGGATCTGTTCGGGCCCCTGCCGGGAACCGGGCGATGGCACACCGCGCTGCTGGCCGACGGCAACGTCGGATTGGGCGGTGACCCCTGGCGAGTACTGCAGCGGGCCGGGGAACTGTTGCGCCGCGGCGGTGAATGTCTGGCCGAGTTCGACACGGATGTCGAAGGAGTCGAGACGAACTGGGTGCGTTTGGAGTCGGCGCACGCCGTCGGTCCGTGGTTTCGCTGGGCATGGGTGGGGTTGGACTGTGCGGGCCGGATCGCCGCCGATGTGGGTTTGGCGTTGCGCACCGTGCATTCGATCGGTGACCGGGCCGTGGCGAGCCTGGTGGCGGCATGA
- a CDS encoding TIGR04282 family arsenosugar biosynthesis glycosyltransferase has translation MLAVTVLVVAKAPVPGLAKTRLAAGVGPDAAADIAAAALLDTLDAVAAAPVAQRVVALTGNLDDACHGREIADRLADFTVVAQRGDGFAERLVHAHGDAARSGLPVLQIGMDTPQVSAALLADCGRALLGADAVLGMACDGGWWVLGVHDAAAAACLHAVPMSRPQTGELTLAALRDIGLTVRLLPELADVDTVADIDGVRRACPPDSRFACITHGV, from the coding sequence ATGCTTGCGGTCACGGTGCTGGTGGTCGCGAAGGCGCCCGTGCCCGGGCTCGCGAAAACCCGTCTGGCCGCCGGGGTCGGTCCCGACGCCGCCGCCGACATCGCCGCGGCCGCTCTGCTCGATACGCTCGACGCGGTGGCCGCCGCACCCGTGGCGCAGCGCGTCGTCGCGTTGACCGGAAATCTCGACGACGCATGCCATGGCCGCGAAATCGCCGATCGGCTGGCGGATTTCACTGTCGTGGCGCAACGCGGGGACGGCTTCGCCGAGCGTCTGGTCCACGCACATGGCGACGCTGCGCGATCGGGGCTGCCGGTGCTGCAGATCGGGATGGACACCCCACAGGTCAGCGCGGCCCTGCTCGCCGACTGCGGGCGTGCGCTGTTGGGTGCCGATGCGGTTCTCGGCATGGCCTGCGACGGTGGCTGGTGGGTGCTGGGGGTCCACGACGCCGCGGCAGCCGCGTGCCTGCACGCCGTCCCGATGTCACGCCCGCAGACGGGGGAGCTGACCCTGGCGGCGTTGCGGGACATCGGGCTGACGGTGCGCCTGCTGCCCGAGCTGGCCGATGTGGACACGGTCGCCGACATCGATGGGGTCCGGCGCGCGTGCCCGCCGGACAGCCGATTCGCCTGCATCACCCACGGGGTGTGA
- a CDS encoding glycosyltransferase family 2 protein, translating to MATEPAAVTVVLPCLNEEQSLPSVLAAIPPGYQALVVDNNSTDRTADVARAHGARVVHEPRPGYGSAVHAGVVAARTPVVAVLDGDGSLDPAALPALVADLENGADMVIGRRRPVRGLRWPWHARLGTAAVCWRLRHRYGLPVHDIAPMRVVRRAALLDLGVTDRRSGYPLELLVRAARSGWRVVEHDVAYGPRTGGRSKVSGSLRGSLIAAVDFWRVL from the coding sequence GTGGCCACCGAACCAGCTGCAGTGACGGTGGTGCTGCCCTGCCTCAACGAGGAGCAGTCCCTGCCCTCGGTGTTGGCCGCCATTCCGCCCGGCTATCAGGCACTTGTGGTCGACAACAACAGCACCGACCGCACCGCGGACGTGGCGCGGGCACACGGCGCCCGGGTGGTGCACGAACCAAGGCCGGGTTACGGATCCGCGGTGCACGCCGGGGTGGTCGCGGCGCGGACGCCGGTGGTGGCGGTGCTCGACGGCGACGGTTCCCTCGATCCGGCCGCACTGCCGGCATTGGTGGCCGACCTCGAGAATGGCGCCGACATGGTGATCGGCCGTCGTAGGCCGGTCCGCGGACTGCGCTGGCCGTGGCATGCCCGGCTGGGAACGGCAGCGGTGTGCTGGCGGCTGCGGCACCGGTACGGGCTGCCGGTCCATGACATCGCCCCGATGCGGGTGGTGCGCCGTGCGGCGCTGCTGGATCTCGGGGTGACCGACCGCAGGTCGGGGTATCCGCTGGAACTGCTGGTCCGCGCGGCTCGGTCCGGATGGCGCGTGGTGGAACATGATGTGGCGTACGGTCCGCGCACCGGGGGCAGGTCGAAGGTCAGTGGGTCGCTGCGCGGCAGCCTCATCGCGGCGGTCGATTTCTGGCGGGTGCTCTGA